A stretch of the Roseisolibacter agri genome encodes the following:
- a CDS encoding DUF7002 family protein: MPFDLTTFGRLRPYLYHLTAAENLPRIRRTRVLESAAALARRAGRAELLRERRRDHVPVLVDGEPVVLRDQAPLHRGNMALDDGWTFAEFVEHLNARVFFWPGTAQGPIAYGQRHFGRYEAEHPAILRVPFAALVAANPGWDVRFCRFNSGSPRWTMGRAAPRGAATFVPADGAAFGAAQVVEVTVCDQVVLPDETAVGERLAGPWRPLA, from the coding sequence ATGCCCTTCGACCTCACGACGTTCGGCCGGCTCCGGCCGTACCTCTACCACCTCACGGCGGCGGAGAACCTGCCGCGGATCCGCCGGACCCGCGTGCTCGAGAGCGCGGCCGCCCTCGCGCGACGCGCAGGGCGCGCCGAGTTGCTCCGCGAGCGCCGCCGGGACCACGTCCCGGTGCTCGTCGACGGCGAGCCGGTCGTGCTCCGCGATCAGGCGCCGCTGCACCGCGGCAACATGGCGCTCGACGACGGCTGGACGTTCGCCGAGTTCGTGGAGCACCTGAACGCGCGCGTGTTCTTCTGGCCCGGCACGGCCCAGGGCCCCATCGCGTACGGGCAGCGCCACTTCGGGCGGTACGAGGCGGAGCACCCGGCGATTCTGCGCGTACCCTTCGCAGCGCTGGTGGCCGCGAACCCCGGCTGGGACGTGCGGTTCTGCCGGTTCAACTCGGGGTCGCCCCGGTGGACGATGGGCCGCGCCGCCCCGCGCGGCGCCGCCACCTTCGTGCCGGCCGACGGCGCCGCGTTCGGCGCCGCGCAGGTAGTCGAGGTGACGGTGTGCGACCAGGTCGTGCTGCCCGACGAGACGGCCGTCGGCGAGCGGCTCGCGGGCCCGTGGCGCCCGCTGGCCTGA
- a CDS encoding helix-turn-helix domain-containing protein, with amino-acid sequence MLAALRRPTGLSQERLAFQAGIDRTFVGQLERGTKWPTLETVWRILHALDVGWDAFGAALAERSELQRRPAPGRGWRAGL; translated from the coding sequence GTGCTCGCGGCGCTCCGCCGTCCGACCGGGCTTTCGCAGGAGCGGCTCGCCTTCCAGGCGGGCATCGACCGCACGTTCGTCGGCCAGCTCGAACGCGGCACCAAATGGCCGACCCTCGAGACCGTGTGGCGCATCCTGCACGCGCTCGACGTGGGCTGGGACGCGTTCGGCGCCGCCCTCGCGGAGCGGTCGGAGCTTCAGCGCCGACCCGCGCCGGGGCGGGGGTGGCGCGCCGGCCTCTGA
- a CDS encoding adenylosuccinate synthetase, translating to MASQIIVLSGPVVAGKSTLAAALQRRWGVHRLKTQDLLRELTGAEHDRAALQQAGERLDRETGGTWVADGLTRRLRTLDDGVRVLVDSVRLVAQVEAIRRAYGQRVTHVHLTAPEADLATRYAARDTPMHELGSYAEVRADPTEAAVENLAHVADVVIDTHRSTPDDVVVRVATRLGLYGRSYERLVDVLVGGEYGSEGKGQIAAYLAPEYDVLVRVGGPNAGHKVYEEPEVMTFHHLPSGTTRNAAAQIVLGPGAVLRVPKLLAEIARAEVDYRRLAIDPQAMVISEEDVAEETRLTAAIGSTGSGVGAATARKVLREIAPRPVTLAKDTPELRPYLRETLGVLDDAFAAGRRVFLEGTQGTGLSLHHGAYPHVTSRDTTVGGCLGEAGIAPSRVRRTLMVCRTYPIRVQSPEGQTSGPMSRELPWEEIAARSGIPLEELRAAERTSTTNKQRRISEFDWVLLRQAASLNGPTDIALTFVDYLTVANREARRFDQLTPETIRFIEEVERVTSAAVSLIATRFHFRSIIDRRAW from the coding sequence ATGGCCTCGCAGATCATCGTGCTGTCCGGACCCGTCGTGGCCGGCAAGTCCACGCTCGCCGCCGCCCTCCAGCGCCGTTGGGGCGTGCACCGTCTGAAGACCCAGGACCTCCTGCGCGAGTTGACCGGGGCGGAGCACGACCGCGCGGCCCTGCAGCAGGCCGGCGAGCGGCTCGACCGGGAGACCGGCGGAACATGGGTGGCTGACGGCCTCACGCGCCGCCTTCGCACGCTCGACGACGGCGTCCGGGTGCTCGTCGACTCCGTGCGGCTCGTCGCGCAGGTCGAGGCGATCCGGCGCGCGTACGGCCAGCGCGTCACCCACGTGCACCTGACGGCCCCGGAGGCGGACCTCGCGACCCGCTACGCTGCGCGCGACACCCCGATGCACGAACTCGGGTCCTACGCCGAGGTCCGCGCCGACCCCACCGAGGCGGCGGTCGAGAACCTCGCGCACGTCGCCGACGTGGTGATCGACACCCACCGGAGCACGCCGGACGACGTCGTCGTCCGCGTGGCCACGCGGCTGGGGCTCTACGGCCGCAGCTACGAGCGGCTCGTCGACGTGCTGGTCGGCGGCGAGTATGGGAGCGAGGGCAAGGGGCAGATCGCCGCCTACCTCGCGCCGGAGTACGACGTGCTGGTGCGGGTGGGCGGCCCGAACGCCGGCCACAAGGTGTACGAGGAACCCGAGGTGATGACGTTTCACCACCTCCCGTCGGGCACGACCCGCAACGCCGCCGCGCAGATCGTCCTCGGCCCCGGCGCCGTCCTCCGCGTCCCGAAGCTGCTCGCCGAGATCGCCCGCGCGGAGGTCGACTACCGCCGGCTCGCCATCGACCCGCAGGCGATGGTGATCTCGGAGGAGGACGTGGCCGAGGAGACGCGCCTCACGGCGGCCATCGGGTCGACCGGGAGCGGCGTGGGCGCGGCGACCGCGCGCAAGGTGCTCCGCGAGATCGCTCCGCGCCCCGTCACGCTGGCCAAGGACACGCCGGAGCTCCGCCCGTACCTGCGCGAGACCCTCGGCGTGCTCGACGACGCGTTCGCCGCCGGCCGCCGCGTCTTCCTGGAAGGCACGCAGGGGACCGGCCTCTCACTCCACCACGGCGCCTACCCGCACGTCACGTCGCGGGACACGACCGTCGGCGGGTGCCTGGGCGAGGCGGGCATCGCCCCGAGCCGGGTGCGGCGGACGCTCATGGTCTGCCGCACCTACCCGATCCGCGTCCAGAGCCCCGAGGGCCAGACGTCGGGCCCCATGAGCCGCGAGCTACCGTGGGAGGAAATCGCCGCACGGTCGGGGATCCCGCTCGAGGAGCTGCGCGCGGCGGAGCGGACGTCGACGACCAACAAGCAGCGCCGCATCAGCGAGTTCGACTGGGTGCTCCTCCGGCAGGCGGCGTCCCTCAACGGGCCCACTGACATCGCGCTGACGTTCGTCGACTACCTCACGGTCGCCAACCGCGAGGCGCGCCGGTTCGACCAGCTGACGCCGGAGACCATCCGGTTCATCGAAGAGGTCGAGCGGGTGACCTCCGCCGCGGTGTCGCTCATCGCGACCCGGTTCCACTTCCGCAGCATCATCGACCGGCGCGCGTGGTGA
- a CDS encoding IS5 family transposase, whose protein sequence is MRSKYEIVERHDLTEAEWRRLAPLLPPPAVRGRRPGDRRPILNGILWMLATGASWRDLPARYPPWPTCSTRTSRAGSATAPGTGSTARSSARCARSTTPSTSSCSASTPPSSGPTRRPRARGENVPAGEPPDHALGRSRVGFSTKLSLVTDGRGLGLAVAVHAGQASDLRAVPELLDSVCVRGRRGAPRRYPDALAGDKAYSFAPLRAWCRRHRVTAVLPRRDDQRPVRGRRFDRRRYRQRHVIECTVGHLKEFRRIAQRADKLAVRYRAWVVLGMVRLLLRQPFLNGA, encoded by the coding sequence ATGCGGTCCAAGTACGAGATCGTCGAGCGGCATGACCTGACCGAGGCGGAGTGGCGGCGCCTGGCGCCGCTGCTCCCGCCGCCCGCCGTTCGGGGCCGCCGCCCCGGGGACCGGCGGCCGATCCTGAACGGGATCCTGTGGATGCTGGCCACGGGCGCCTCGTGGCGCGACCTGCCCGCGCGCTACCCGCCGTGGCCGACGTGCTCTACGCGTACTTCACGCGCTGGGAGCGCGACGGCACCTGGGACCGGATCCACCGCGCGCTCCAGCGCACGCTGCGCTCGGAGTACAACGCCATCGACTTCGAGCTGTTCTGCATCGACTCCACCATCGTCCGGGCCCACAAGGCGGCCGCGGGCGCGGGGGGAAAACGTGCCCGCCGGCGAGCCGCCCGACCACGCGCTCGGGCGCAGCCGCGTCGGGTTTAGCACGAAGCTCTCGCTGGTGACCGACGGGCGCGGCCTGGGGCTCGCGGTCGCGGTGCACGCCGGGCAGGCGAGCGACCTGCGCGCCGTGCCCGAACTCCTCGACAGCGTGTGCGTCCGCGGCCGGCGCGGCGCTCCCCGGCGCTACCCGGACGCGCTGGCCGGTGACAAGGCCTACAGCTTTGCCCCGCTGCGCGCCTGGTGCCGCCGGCACCGCGTGACGGCGGTGCTGCCGCGCCGCGACGACCAGCGCCCCGTGCGCGGCCGCCGCTTCGACCGGCGCCGCTACCGCCAGCGGCACGTCATCGAGTGCACCGTCGGCCACCTGAAGGAGTTCCGTCGCATCGCCCAGCGCGCCGACAAGCTCGCGGTCCGCTACCGCGCGTGGGTCGTCCTCGGCATGGTTCGCCTGCTCCTCCGGCAGCCATTCCTAAACGGAGCCTAG
- a CDS encoding PEP-CTERM sorting domain-containing protein (PEP-CTERM proteins occur, often in large numbers, in the proteomes of bacteria that also encode an exosortase, a predicted intramembrane cysteine proteinase. The presence of a PEP-CTERM domain at a protein's C-terminus predicts cleavage within the sorting domain, followed by covalent anchoring to some some component of the (usually Gram-negative) cell surface. Many PEP-CTERM proteins exhibit an unusual sequence composition that includes large numbers of potential glycosylation sites. Expression of one such protein has been shown restore the ability of a bacterium to form floc, a type of biofilm.): MPTPARLSHAGHHCAVVLVTAVLTGVPATTAVGQSPTAPMLVGSQTAFLDALAALGGPTGLVTFDGVTSTVRVVPTVGTPGMSVAGVTLHGVGDGPGAAAVITAERTNIGGTVTADCSNGSWIPTRPPGPGGPGGGPFAAVASGGALRVTFGTPVAGVGAVLNYTPPCLYGTPVPPGPSIRLLGAAGEVLGTYNLEALAPITTPAAVNAGAFRGAIRPGGDIYAAEFASGTFLVLDDLRFGGVAAGPPVTSVPEPATVALVAIGWCGIVVGRRRRRTGRHANHPPRRPRPGSAAVPSAMWAAGWTALAGLATAPAGLSGQAVSEASSRGTMAGARSAAPVVVAGSALRVLRAAVDGPPSAPPVPPDTSLTQSGQPCGAARACAAGWDLRPVLVATDSVAPAGGSLRTRVVIENAGRVAAPPSEVQLCVDLYGRAAYGAARCPGIAGSALRVALPALGPGERVAFTRDLRMAPLTTAVNLPFAAVAVIDPERMTDEPHRANNGAGGGAVRGELPALTVAGLDPAPETQGVAALRRPLVVELRVRNDGRAASTPPTEVELRSDEGRSVGNLQVCGHYGDPTTRLTVPPLAPGQRFTARIEITHPAATCTASEFLLMARVDPDLSAPWALAQTRDTRRPYTVR; this comes from the coding sequence ATGCCCACCCCCGCTCGACTGTCACACGCCGGGCACCACTGCGCGGTCGTCCTGGTCACCGCCGTCCTGACGGGCGTGCCCGCAACGACGGCGGTCGGCCAATCGCCGACCGCACCGATGTTGGTCGGCAGCCAAACCGCCTTCCTGGACGCGTTGGCAGCGCTCGGCGGGCCGACCGGGCTCGTCACGTTCGACGGCGTGACCAGCACCGTGCGCGTCGTCCCGACGGTCGGCACCCCAGGGATGTCCGTGGCCGGCGTCACCCTGCACGGCGTGGGCGACGGGCCGGGGGCGGCGGCGGTGATCACCGCCGAACGGACGAACATCGGGGGCACCGTCACCGCGGACTGTTCCAACGGATCGTGGATCCCGACACGGCCGCCCGGCCCCGGCGGTCCCGGCGGCGGCCCGTTCGCCGCCGTGGCGTCGGGCGGGGCACTCCGCGTCACGTTCGGCACGCCCGTGGCCGGCGTCGGCGCCGTGCTCAACTACACGCCGCCGTGTTTGTACGGCACGCCCGTCCCGCCGGGTCCGTCGATCCGCCTGCTCGGGGCGGCGGGCGAGGTGCTCGGCACGTACAACCTCGAGGCGCTCGCCCCCATCACCACGCCTGCCGCAGTCAACGCGGGCGCGTTCCGCGGCGCGATCCGACCGGGCGGCGACATCTACGCCGCGGAGTTCGCGAGCGGCACCTTCCTCGTGTTGGATGACCTGCGCTTCGGCGGCGTGGCTGCCGGGCCGCCGGTCACGAGCGTTCCCGAGCCGGCGACCGTCGCGCTGGTCGCCATTGGCTGGTGCGGGATCGTGGTCGGACGTCGCCGACGCCGGACCGGACGCCACGCGAACCATCCCCCCCGCCGGCCGCGTCCCGGTTCCGCGGCAGTGCCGTCGGCGATGTGGGCCGCGGGGTGGACGGCGCTCGCCGGACTCGCCACCGCCCCGGCCGGCCTCTCTGGGCAGGCGGTCAGCGAGGCCTCGAGCCGCGGGACCATGGCGGGCGCCCGCTCGGCAGCGCCGGTCGTGGTCGCGGGGTCTGCGCTCCGCGTGTTGCGCGCGGCCGTCGACGGCCCGCCGTCGGCGCCTCCCGTCCCGCCCGACACGAGCCTCACGCAGTCCGGCCAGCCCTGCGGGGCCGCCCGCGCATGCGCGGCCGGGTGGGACCTCCGCCCGGTCCTGGTCGCGACCGACAGTGTGGCACCGGCAGGCGGCAGCCTCCGGACCCGCGTGGTCATCGAGAACGCCGGCCGGGTGGCCGCACCGCCGTCCGAGGTCCAGCTCTGCGTCGACCTCTACGGCCGCGCGGCGTACGGGGCGGCACGGTGCCCTGGCATCGCGGGCAGCGCGCTCCGCGTGGCGCTCCCGGCGCTCGGCCCCGGCGAGCGCGTCGCGTTCACGCGCGACCTGCGGATGGCCCCGCTGACGACCGCCGTGAACCTCCCGTTCGCGGCCGTGGCGGTGATCGACCCGGAGCGGATGACGGACGAGCCGCACCGCGCGAACAACGGGGCGGGGGGCGGGGCCGTGCGGGGGGAGCTGCCCGCGCTCACGGTCGCCGGCCTCGACCCGGCGCCGGAGACCCAGGGCGTCGCCGCGCTGAGGCGACCGCTCGTCGTCGAGCTGCGCGTCCGGAACGACGGCCGCGCGGCGTCGACGCCGCCGACGGAGGTCGAGCTCCGGAGCGACGAGGGGCGGAGCGTGGGGAACCTGCAGGTCTGTGGGCACTACGGGGATCCGACCACGCGGCTCACGGTGCCGCCGCTCGCCCCGGGGCAGCGCTTCACCGCGCGGATCGAGATCACGCACCCGGCCGCCACCTGTACCGCGAGCGAGTTCCTGCTCATGGCGCGCGTGGACCCGGACCTGAGCGCCCCGTGGGCCCTCGCGCAGACGCGCGACACGCGGCGACCCTACACGGTCCGCTGA
- a CDS encoding ATP-binding protein, translating into MHQLVVQQNPWWVTGLPALAADKQLAAAVGAAVSWQPPMHLLDLTQDGVYTLRGQRQVGKSTYLKLVVKYLLEQGWAPRRILYADVEAANATRQGQLQKLIKDYLDDSASHVTPGERRVVLLDEVTGIKNWQTAIRVLADAGALVGVTVLATGSNCKDVKTGGDRLPRRRGNVLGRDLLYQPLSFRDYLAVTEPAVAHALPTLDIADAFVPERLHAAAQDARHHDAVIAARFHRYLATGGFLASINEEVAHQGVIPEYVYRDYRAAVLGEVARLGRRESNLRAIVGWLRGKLGQAFEWRTMAQEAQIARHETAQDLVEDVESAYVWHLLYRTKTVDAAAPTFKSPKRLYPLDPFTWHMLDAWSRNVPTGWEATQLTLGDPDRMGALAEAVAVDHVRRLFGPHCYYYRSDTDEEIDLVATRAGATVLRAEVKYRNKIDGKDQAALRRHGGGVLLSKHSWHFAPGRPGDDAATRGPVVELPIPHALALWPCPSVFAAVE; encoded by the coding sequence GTGCACCAGCTCGTTGTTCAGCAGAACCCCTGGTGGGTGACCGGCCTCCCGGCCCTCGCGGCCGACAAGCAGTTGGCCGCTGCGGTCGGCGCGGCCGTGTCCTGGCAGCCCCCGATGCACCTGCTCGACCTGACGCAGGACGGCGTCTACACGCTCCGCGGCCAGCGCCAGGTGGGGAAGTCGACCTACCTCAAGCTGGTCGTGAAGTACCTCCTCGAGCAGGGGTGGGCACCCCGGCGCATCCTGTACGCGGATGTCGAGGCCGCGAACGCCACGCGCCAGGGGCAGCTGCAGAAGCTGATCAAGGATTACCTGGATGACAGCGCCTCGCACGTGACCCCGGGCGAGCGCCGGGTGGTGCTCCTGGATGAGGTGACGGGGATCAAGAACTGGCAGACGGCGATCCGCGTCCTCGCCGACGCCGGTGCACTGGTCGGCGTGACCGTGTTGGCGACGGGGTCGAACTGCAAGGACGTGAAGACCGGCGGCGACCGGCTCCCGCGGCGGCGGGGGAACGTGCTCGGCCGCGACCTCCTGTACCAGCCGCTCTCCTTCCGAGACTACCTGGCCGTCACCGAGCCGGCGGTCGCGCACGCGCTGCCGACGCTCGACATCGCCGACGCGTTCGTGCCGGAGCGGCTGCACGCGGCCGCGCAGGACGCGCGGCACCACGACGCCGTCATCGCGGCCCGGTTCCACCGGTACCTGGCGACCGGCGGCTTCCTGGCGAGCATCAACGAGGAGGTCGCGCACCAGGGGGTCATCCCCGAGTACGTCTACCGCGACTACCGCGCGGCCGTGCTGGGAGAGGTCGCGCGCCTCGGCCGGCGCGAGTCGAACCTGCGGGCCATCGTGGGGTGGCTGCGCGGGAAGCTCGGACAGGCCTTCGAGTGGCGCACCATGGCCCAGGAGGCCCAGATCGCGCGGCACGAGACGGCGCAGGACTTGGTCGAGGACGTGGAGTCGGCGTACGTCTGGCACCTGTTGTACCGCACGAAAACGGTCGACGCGGCCGCACCGACCTTCAAGAGTCCCAAGCGGCTCTACCCGCTGGACCCGTTCACCTGGCACATGCTCGATGCCTGGAGCCGCAACGTGCCGACGGGCTGGGAGGCGACGCAGCTGACGCTCGGCGACCCCGACCGGATGGGCGCGCTGGCCGAAGCGGTCGCCGTCGACCACGTGCGGCGCCTCTTCGGGCCGCACTGCTACTACTACCGGAGCGACACCGACGAAGAGATCGACCTCGTCGCGACGAGGGCTGGCGCCACGGTCCTCCGCGCCGAGGTGAAGTACCGGAACAAGATCGACGGCAAAGACCAGGCGGCGCTCCGCCGGCACGGGGGCGGGGTGCTGTTGAGCAAGCACAGCTGGCACTTCGCGCCGGGCCGCCCGGGGGACGACGCGGCGACGCGCGGGCCCGTGGTCGAACTGCCCATCCCGCATGCGCTGGCGCTCTGGCCGTGCCCTTCGGTGTTCGCCGCCGTCGAGTGA
- a CDS encoding ImmA/IrrE family metallo-endopeptidase: protein MAGDDDPVAAVTDRARDLVLRALDQGWAGPPFDPIALADLLKIEVTANGAVRDARTVPVAGETVRIEFNPNRPRGRVRYSLAHEIAHTLFPDCAAEVRHRARHHELTGDAWQLEALCNIAAAEFLMPLGSLGPLTAERLTVPTVLDLQRRFDVSTEALVIRLAETSPAPVAAFCVSPRNAATGATGATPGAHPVDYQVDYVIPSRAWATRRMTGRTTGHGTGRRRRAHLPGDSVVRQCSAIGYSARGVEAWWDDESPVHVEAVGIPPYPGGAAPRVIGLLHPATPEAPDAPAAPEIAYVYGSATEPRGPGRRLVVQVVNDKTANWGGGGFASAVRSAWPVVQADFRDWAEHHRAAFRLGGVRVSRVDDGLSVASVVAQHGYGPSPSRRIRYEALRTGLRAVARAAHERQATVHMPRIGMGHAGGEWAVIADIIRDTLLAADVPVTVYDLPGAPPPVDVQPSLPFG, encoded by the coding sequence TTGGCTGGCGACGACGACCCGGTCGCCGCGGTGACCGACCGCGCGCGGGACCTCGTGCTGCGCGCGCTCGACCAGGGGTGGGCCGGGCCGCCCTTCGACCCCATCGCCCTGGCCGACCTGCTCAAGATCGAGGTCACGGCGAACGGCGCGGTCCGGGACGCGCGCACCGTGCCGGTCGCCGGGGAGACGGTGCGCATCGAGTTCAACCCGAACCGGCCCCGCGGCCGCGTGCGGTACTCCCTCGCGCACGAGATCGCCCACACGCTCTTCCCCGACTGCGCGGCGGAGGTCCGGCACCGCGCGCGGCACCACGAGCTCACGGGCGACGCCTGGCAACTCGAGGCCCTGTGCAACATCGCGGCGGCCGAGTTCCTGATGCCGCTCGGCTCCCTGGGCCCGCTGACGGCCGAGCGGCTCACCGTCCCGACCGTGCTCGACCTGCAGCGGCGCTTCGACGTCTCGACGGAGGCGCTGGTCATCCGCCTCGCCGAGACGAGCCCCGCGCCGGTCGCGGCGTTCTGCGTCTCGCCGCGGAACGCCGCGACCGGCGCGACCGGCGCGACGCCGGGCGCACACCCGGTGGACTATCAGGTCGACTACGTGATCCCGTCCCGCGCGTGGGCCACCCGCCGAATGACGGGTCGGACGACGGGCCATGGCACCGGCCGTCGCCGCCGCGCCCACCTCCCCGGCGACTCAGTCGTGCGCCAGTGCAGCGCCATCGGGTACTCCGCCCGGGGCGTCGAGGCGTGGTGGGACGACGAGAGCCCGGTGCACGTCGAAGCGGTGGGGATCCCCCCCTATCCGGGCGGCGCCGCCCCGCGCGTCATCGGCCTGCTCCACCCCGCCACGCCGGAGGCGCCGGACGCGCCGGCCGCGCCGGAGATCGCCTACGTGTACGGCAGCGCGACCGAGCCGCGCGGCCCGGGACGACGCCTGGTCGTTCAGGTCGTCAACGACAAGACCGCGAACTGGGGCGGCGGCGGATTCGCGAGCGCCGTGCGTTCGGCGTGGCCGGTCGTGCAGGCGGACTTCCGCGACTGGGCGGAGCACCACCGCGCCGCGTTCCGGCTGGGCGGGGTCCGCGTCAGCCGGGTGGACGACGGGCTCAGCGTCGCGAGCGTGGTTGCGCAGCACGGGTACGGCCCCTCTCCGTCCCGACGCATCCGGTACGAGGCGCTCCGGACTGGCCTCCGTGCCGTCGCCCGGGCGGCGCACGAACGGCAGGCGACCGTGCACATGCCGAGGATCGGGATGGGCCACGCCGGCGGCGAGTGGGCGGTGATTGCGGACATCATCCGCGACACACTGCTCGCCGCGGACGTCCCCGTGACGGTCTACGACCTGCCCGGCGCGCCGCCGCCCGTCGACGTCCAGCCGAGCCTCCCCTTCGGGTGA